The Paenibacillus uliginis N3/975 genome has a window encoding:
- a CDS encoding glycoside hydrolase family 13 protein, with the protein MQQKWWKEAVAYQVYPRSFMDSNGDGIGDLQGMISKLDYIKDLGIDVIWICPMYKSPNDDNGYDISDYQDIMDEFGTMEDFDLLLDEVHNRGMKLIIDLVINHTSDEHRWFVESRSSKKNPKRDWYIWRDGKKGEEPNNWESIFSGSAWKYDETTEQYYLHIFSEKQPDLNWANREVRQSIYQMINWWLDKGIDGFRVDAISHIHKEDGLMDMDNPLGLKYVPSFQKHMNVKGVQTYLQELKEETFAKYDIMTVGEANGVNVEDQGDLLDWICETKGKFNMVFQFEHLGLWTQTDTGNQLDILGLKNTLTKWQKSLEGIGWNALFIENHDKPRTVSTWGNDGVYWYESATALAAMYFLMQGTPFIYQGQEIGMTNVKFNTIEEYDDVADRNMYRQKREEGVPHEDIMKIIWASSRDNSRTPMQWSSEENAGFTTGKPWLGVNENYKDINVQDQLQKEHSVLGFYKKMIRMKKDNHIFTYGNYDLIMPDHPAIYAYTRTLDDQKVVVITNLTDTVAKLGKDADLLNLADATLLLSNYADHNNISTLQPYEARVYAL; encoded by the coding sequence ATGCAACAAAAATGGTGGAAAGAAGCCGTAGCGTATCAAGTTTATCCTAGAAGCTTTATGGATTCCAATGGGGACGGTATTGGCGATCTGCAAGGCATGATATCCAAGCTTGATTATATAAAGGATCTTGGTATCGATGTCATCTGGATTTGTCCGATGTACAAATCTCCAAATGATGATAATGGCTATGATATTAGCGACTATCAGGACATCATGGATGAATTCGGAACGATGGAGGATTTTGATCTATTGCTGGATGAGGTTCACAACAGAGGAATGAAGCTCATCATTGATCTTGTCATTAATCATACGAGTGATGAACATCGGTGGTTTGTGGAATCTCGTTCTTCTAAAAAAAATCCGAAGAGGGATTGGTACATCTGGAGAGATGGTAAAAAGGGTGAAGAACCTAATAACTGGGAGAGTATTTTCAGTGGTTCTGCTTGGAAGTATGACGAAACAACAGAACAATACTATCTTCACATATTCTCAGAAAAACAGCCTGATCTCAACTGGGCAAATCGGGAAGTTCGGCAATCCATTTATCAGATGATAAACTGGTGGCTGGATAAAGGAATAGACGGTTTCCGTGTAGATGCCATCAGTCATATTCATAAGGAAGATGGGCTCATGGATATGGATAATCCTTTGGGTTTAAAATACGTACCTTCATTCCAGAAGCATATGAACGTTAAGGGTGTGCAGACCTATCTGCAGGAATTAAAAGAAGAAACGTTTGCCAAGTATGACATTATGACCGTTGGGGAAGCCAACGGAGTCAACGTTGAAGATCAGGGAGATCTTCTGGATTGGATCTGTGAAACTAAAGGAAAGTTCAATATGGTGTTTCAGTTCGAACATCTTGGACTTTGGACACAGACCGACACAGGAAATCAGCTGGATATTCTAGGACTTAAGAACACATTAACAAAATGGCAAAAATCTCTGGAAGGCATCGGCTGGAATGCCCTGTTTATTGAGAATCACGATAAGCCGCGCACAGTGTCCACTTGGGGAAATGATGGCGTGTACTGGTATGAGAGTGCAACTGCTTTAGCTGCAATGTACTTCCTTATGCAAGGGACTCCTTTTATATATCAGGGGCAAGAGATTGGAATGACAAACGTTAAATTTAACACCATTGAAGAGTATGATGATGTAGCAGACCGTAATATGTACCGGCAAAAACGGGAGGAAGGTGTTCCTCACGAAGACATCATGAAGATTATTTGGGCATCAAGTCGTGATAACTCAAGAACGCCAATGCAGTGGTCATCTGAAGAAAATGCAGGTTTTACGACAGGCAAGCCTTGGCTTGGTGTGAACGAAAATTATAAGGATATCAACGTTCAGGATCAGCTTCAAAAGGAACATTCTGTTCTGGGCTTTTATAAGAAGATGATCCGAATGAAGAAGGACAACCATATTTTCACTTATGGTAACTATGATCTGATTATGCCGGATCATCCGGCGATTTACGCTTATACCCGAACTTTAGATGACCAGAAAGTTGTTGTCATCACCAACTTGACCGACACGGTTGCAAAGCTTGGTAAAGATGCTGATCTACTGAACTTGGCGGATGCGACATTACTGCTGTCCAACTATGCAGATCACAATAACATAAGTACGCTGCAGCCTTATGAAGCAAGAGTATACGCGCTGTAG
- a CDS encoding carbohydrate ABC transporter permease gives MTIHSVKSRFADAIIWIVLLALTLSCLFPLLNMVAISLSDNAAASANLVGIFPVNFTFSSYEKLLSDSQFWRSFMISVERVVLGLGVNMTLMILMAYPLSKSSKQFRGQKVYMNVVIFAMLFSGGLIPTYMVVKELNLLDSIWALILPGAVPIGNMILLMNAFRAVPKSLEEAAKIDGASQWRILSAIYLPVVLPTLATVMLFTIVGHWNDYFSALVYINKTSNYPLQTYIQQLSVEVQNITDPAKLAEYAKISDRTLNSAKIVVSTLPLLLIYPFMQKYFVSGIVVGSVKE, from the coding sequence ATTACAATTCATAGTGTTAAAAGCCGCTTTGCAGACGCCATCATCTGGATCGTATTATTGGCGCTTACTTTATCCTGTCTCTTTCCATTACTTAATATGGTAGCTATTTCTTTAAGTGATAATGCAGCCGCATCCGCAAACTTAGTCGGTATTTTCCCGGTGAATTTCACATTTAGCTCATATGAAAAACTGTTGTCAGATTCTCAGTTTTGGAGATCATTTATGATCTCAGTGGAAAGGGTGGTACTGGGTCTGGGTGTCAATATGACACTGATGATCCTTATGGCCTACCCATTATCCAAAAGCTCAAAACAATTCCGTGGGCAAAAAGTGTACATGAATGTCGTTATTTTTGCCATGTTGTTTTCTGGTGGACTCATCCCAACATATATGGTGGTAAAAGAGCTTAATCTGCTCGATTCCATCTGGGCTTTGATTTTGCCGGGGGCTGTACCTATTGGTAATATGATCTTACTTATGAACGCATTCCGAGCCGTTCCAAAATCTTTGGAGGAAGCTGCTAAGATTGACGGAGCCTCACAGTGGAGAATATTATCAGCTATTTATTTACCAGTGGTATTGCCTACGCTTGCCACGGTCATGTTGTTCACCATAGTCGGTCATTGGAATGATTACTTCAGTGCATTGGTGTATATCAACAAAACGTCGAATTATCCGTTACAGACCTATATCCAACAATTAAGTGTGGAAGTTCAGAACATAACGGATCCAGCGAAGTTGGCTGAATATGCAAAAATCTCGGATAGGACCTTGAATTCCGCCAAAATCGTTGTTTCTACGTTGCCCTTGCTGTTGATTTATCCTTTCATGCAAAAGTATTTTGTTTCAGGGATCGTAGTTGGTTCAGTTAAGGAATAG
- a CDS encoding ABC transporter permease, with amino-acid sequence MKNKKDQLAFHSMLGVGMIFLIIFSFIPMFGIVMAFQDYVPAKGIKGSEWVGLENFKFMLQIPDSKQIFINTIVIAVWKIVVGTFVSITFALLLNEIRVKFAKRFMQTVVYLPNFLSWAVLATVVMNIFSYEGPINAILGWFGIDPILFMASNEWFRSMLVVSDVWKGFGYGSIIYLASLTSIDPGQYEAASIDGANRFKQLWYITLPGLLPTILLVTTLNLPNVLNAGFDQIFNLYNPLVYETADIIDTYVYRVGLVERQYSLGTAVGLLRSVVGIILILSANKLAQKLTDYRIF; translated from the coding sequence ATGAAGAATAAAAAAGATCAGTTAGCGTTTCACTCCATGCTTGGAGTAGGTATGATATTCCTGATTATTTTCTCATTCATCCCTATGTTTGGCATCGTGATGGCTTTTCAAGATTACGTTCCAGCTAAAGGGATCAAAGGTTCTGAATGGGTGGGATTAGAAAATTTTAAGTTCATGTTGCAAATTCCAGACAGTAAACAAATTTTCATCAATACGATTGTCATTGCTGTATGGAAAATTGTAGTGGGTACTTTCGTTTCTATTACTTTTGCATTGCTCTTGAATGAAATTCGTGTGAAATTTGCCAAGCGGTTCATGCAAACCGTAGTGTATTTGCCTAACTTCTTGTCATGGGCCGTACTAGCTACTGTAGTGATGAACATCTTCTCTTATGAAGGTCCGATTAACGCAATATTAGGATGGTTTGGTATAGATCCGATTTTATTTATGGCTAGTAATGAATGGTTTAGATCGATGTTGGTGGTGTCCGATGTGTGGAAGGGATTCGGATATGGATCCATCATCTATCTGGCCTCTCTGACCTCGATTGATCCGGGGCAGTACGAAGCAGCATCCATTGATGGAGCAAATCGATTCAAACAGCTATGGTATATCACGTTGCCCGGCTTATTGCCTACGATTCTACTTGTTACAACTTTAAATCTGCCGAATGTATTGAACGCTGGTTTTGACCAAATTTTTAATCTTTATAATCCTTTGGTTTACGAGACTGCCGACATCATTGACACGTATGTGTACCGGGTAGGTCTGGTAGAAAGACAATATAGTCTGGGAACAGCAGTTGGTCTCTTACGTTCCGTTGTCGGAATTATCTTGATTTTATCTGCGAATAAGTTGGCTCAAAAGCTGACAGATTATCGTATTTTCTAA
- a CDS encoding extracellular solute-binding protein: protein MSKLRKSSFIALAFLLVLATVGCSKTDNAPAEESAIDMNDPAWKEAKTTPFAPYPETVTYSVGQTAGNYTSLKGTPYESDNAINNVWTRYLKNKLNVQNEISFEANDGTDYQQKVSMAIVSGEIPDIMVVPDRETLVQLYENDLIEDLTSAYENTASDRIKEIYDSYDGRVLDTAKFDDKLMALPTTEISHGPGVLWLRKDWMDKLELSEPKTIEDIEHILTQFVEKDPGGNGAGKTIGLVVDNEQPVGISGGQYEINNIFALYGAFPKQWIDDGSGKAVYGSIQPEMKPALTKVAAMYKKGLIDRQFAVRTSDDRKALLTSGKSGSFLDNWWGSWTVADSLKLNPDAEWVPYVAPQSEDGSVTMFTGKPTSSYLVVRKGFSHPEAAIKIASLQFDFQRYQEKDEATLKEFEDYSTYSVGGSPLAVNIDYYDAFYRNVGIMEDALATGDDSKLTSNSDKAAYKAYKKYLDDSKNGNAVDSNAWAGYTSNIATAKLVQNSNTKEVNPIFFGSTKSMSLKWPTLMKMELEMYLKIITGEQTPDDFDKFVDSWKKTGGDLITEEVNEAIASK, encoded by the coding sequence ATGTCTAAACTAAGAAAGTCTAGCTTTATTGCATTAGCATTTCTCTTGGTTCTTGCTACGGTTGGTTGTTCAAAAACTGACAACGCACCTGCAGAAGAATCCGCTATTGATATGAATGACCCGGCGTGGAAGGAAGCCAAGACGACTCCTTTTGCTCCATATCCTGAAACCGTTACCTATTCCGTAGGTCAAACGGCAGGCAATTATACTTCGCTTAAAGGTACGCCATATGAGAGCGACAATGCTATAAACAATGTATGGACAAGATACCTTAAGAACAAACTTAACGTGCAAAATGAGATTTCATTTGAGGCAAATGACGGTACAGATTATCAGCAAAAAGTTTCGATGGCCATCGTAAGCGGTGAGATTCCCGATATTATGGTGGTTCCTGATCGTGAAACATTGGTACAACTTTACGAAAATGATCTAATTGAGGATCTTACATCTGCATATGAAAACACAGCTAGTGACCGAATCAAGGAAATCTATGACTCTTATGATGGCCGTGTTCTGGATACTGCAAAGTTTGACGATAAGCTGATGGCTTTGCCAACCACTGAAATTTCTCATGGTCCAGGTGTCCTGTGGTTACGTAAAGACTGGATGGATAAATTAGAGCTTTCAGAACCTAAAACAATAGAGGATATTGAACACATTTTAACCCAATTTGTAGAAAAAGATCCTGGTGGAAATGGCGCTGGAAAGACGATTGGTCTTGTTGTTGATAATGAACAACCTGTCGGAATTTCTGGTGGACAATATGAAATCAATAACATATTCGCATTATATGGAGCATTCCCGAAACAATGGATTGATGATGGAAGTGGAAAAGCAGTATACGGTTCCATACAGCCTGAAATGAAGCCTGCCCTTACGAAAGTAGCGGCCATGTATAAAAAAGGACTCATTGATCGTCAGTTTGCTGTTCGTACAAGTGATGACCGTAAGGCGCTGCTTACTAGCGGAAAAAGCGGATCGTTCTTGGACAACTGGTGGGGTAGTTGGACAGTGGCTGATTCTCTCAAGCTAAATCCGGATGCAGAGTGGGTTCCTTACGTTGCTCCACAATCGGAAGACGGTTCGGTAACGATGTTCACTGGAAAACCTACTAGCAGTTATCTGGTTGTTCGCAAAGGGTTCAGCCATCCGGAAGCCGCTATTAAAATCGCTAGCCTTCAGTTCGACTTTCAGCGGTATCAGGAAAAGGACGAAGCCACTTTAAAGGAATTTGAGGATTACAGCACTTATAGTGTTGGTGGATCTCCACTTGCAGTCAACATTGACTATTATGATGCATTTTACCGCAATGTTGGAATTATGGAAGACGCACTAGCAACAGGCGATGATAGCAAATTAACCAGCAATTCGGATAAAGCTGCTTATAAAGCATACAAAAAATATTTGGATGATTCCAAGAATGGAAATGCAGTAGATTCCAATGCATGGGCAGGATATACATCCAATATTGCTACAGCTAAATTGGTCCAAAACTCCAATACTAAAGAAGTGAATCCAATTTTCTTCGGAAGTACGAAATCCATGTCTTTGAAATGGCCTACGTTAATGAAAATGGAGCTTGAAATGTATCTGAAGATTATTACTGGAGAGCAGACTCCTGATGATTTCGATAAATTTGTCGATAGTTGGAAGAAAACGGGCGGCGATTTAATTACGGAGGAAGTTAACGAAGCGATTGCCTCGAAATGA